In Methanomassiliicoccus luminyensis B10, a single genomic region encodes these proteins:
- a CDS encoding HD domain-containing protein: MSTIPNEEECLRLLSGAGAADRVIKHVCTVMMVANAIAASCHADRDLVRAGALLHDIGRSKVHGNKHSAVGAEIARDLGLPDAVVNIVRKHMGAGFTPEEAAAMGLPPGDYMPSTLEEKIVCHADNLVADDRIMKVSGSIEDARRKGYAGTAERMAAMHSELSAACGEDVDLIVSRVDLSSHQGPCARYLRMPIDKWHG, encoded by the coding sequence TTGTCCACGATACCGAATGAGGAGGAATGCCTCCGCCTCCTGAGCGGGGCGGGCGCCGCTGACCGAGTGATCAAGCATGTATGCACGGTCATGATGGTGGCGAACGCCATCGCTGCAAGTTGCCACGCCGACCGCGACCTGGTCAGGGCGGGGGCGCTGCTGCACGACATCGGCCGCTCTAAAGTGCACGGCAACAAGCACTCCGCAGTAGGGGCTGAGATCGCCCGCGACCTCGGCCTCCCGGATGCCGTGGTCAACATCGTGCGGAAGCATATGGGGGCCGGCTTCACTCCCGAAGAGGCCGCCGCCATGGGCCTGCCCCCGGGCGACTATATGCCCTCCACTCTCGAAGAGAAGATAGTCTGCCACGCCGACAACTTGGTCGCCGACGACAGGATCATGAAGGTCAGCGGATCGATCGAGGATGCCAGGAGAAAAGGGTATGCGGGAACCGCCGAGCGCATGGCGGCGATGCACTCCGAACTCTCCGCCGCGTGCGGGGAGGACGTCGATCTCATCGTCAGCAGGGTGGACCTATCAAGCCACCAAGGTCCTTGTGCGAGGTACCTGCGCATGCCGATAGACAAGTGGCATGGCTGA
- a CDS encoding PRC-barrel domain-containing protein, protein MSLMLEEASELIGLQVYTSNGIFLGNVNNLVIDLENKRVDGLFVSETNPLLVEESKAVNVPFRWIMSVGDIILLKYFPKRVTTKKAAAKI, encoded by the coding sequence ATGTCTCTCATGCTCGAGGAAGCGTCAGAACTGATAGGGCTGCAGGTATACACATCGAACGGGATCTTTCTGGGAAATGTCAACAACCTTGTGATCGACCTCGAGAATAAGCGTGTGGACGGCCTTTTCGTCAGTGAGACCAATCCCCTGCTCGTAGAGGAATCCAAGGCGGTGAACGTTCCGTTCCGCTGGATCATGTCCGTTGGCGACATCATCCTCCTGAAGTACTTCCCCAAGAGGGTCACCACCAAGAAGGCCGCGGCCAAGATCTGA